In one Alnus glutinosa chromosome 12, dhAlnGlut1.1, whole genome shotgun sequence genomic region, the following are encoded:
- the LOC133852215 gene encoding autophagy-related protein 8i-like: MGKSMSFKDEFIFEQRYEESRDILTKYPGRVPVIVERYSESDLPEMEKKKYLVPRDMSVGLFIHILSSRLHLGPGKALFVFVKNTLPQTATLMDTVYESFKDEDGFLYMCYSTEKTFGSATKSYL; this comes from the exons ATGGGGAAGAGCATGTCTTTCAAGGATGAGTTCATTTTCG AGCAAAGATACGAGGAATCACGTGACATCCTCACCAAGTACCCCGGCCGAGTTCCC GTAATTGTGGAAAGGTATTCAGAAAGTGATCTTCCTgagatggaaaagaaaaa ATACCTTGTTCCTCGAGATATGTCGGTGGGGCTATTCATTCACATTTTGAGCAGCAGACTTCATTTGGGCCCTGGAAAAGCTCTCTTTGTATTTGTGAAGAATACCTTACCTCAAACCG CTACTTTGATGGACACTGTTTATGAATCTTTCAAGGATGAGGATGGATTTCTATACATGTGTTACAGCACCGAGAAAACCTTCGGTTCTGCTACAAAATCATATTTGTGA